The Limnochordia bacterium nucleotide sequence GCCCCTATCTGCCCCACTCCTATGGGGTGTCCGAGCCCAGTTTAGTAATGAATACCCTGTTTAGTCCAACGGTGTTGTGGGGCTTAATGAGCCCAGCTGAGGCAATTCAATTCATCTGTCTATTCTCCAACGCCCAAAGGCCCGGGGAGTGCCAAAGCCATCGTTCCAGTGATGAGATCTCCCGGATCGCATTGATGATGCACGAGGAGTATGAGACCAGAAAAGAGAACTATCGTTTGAAGCTAAGGGGACTTCTCCTCCTGTTAAGCGTGGAAATTAGCCGACAGGTAGCGGAAAAACCAGTGGTTGATTATGATAAGTTCATTCGGGTGTGGAATGTCCTTGAGGAGTTTCACCAAGATGTGGGCAACAGCTGGGATGTACCTGAGCTTGCTAATCGGTGCGGGTGGAGTAATGAACATTTTAGCCGTGTGTTCTCCAGCCTGATGGGACAATCCTGCAGCGAATACATTCGTAATGTGCGAATGAGCCGGGGGGCTAGGCTGCTTTTCGATCCGAATAACAGTATTGGCCAGATTGCCTCCCAGGTAGGCTACAGTGACGAACGTTCCTTTCGGCGGGCCTTTAAGGCGGTCTATGGAGTGACCCCGGGCAGATTCAGACAACAACAGGGAAGAAACAAGGCCATATAGGAAGACTAGCACGGTGTCCATCCCCGTGCTGCTTGTGTCTTGGTATAACACTTATCCAATCCGATCCTCTTGGTAAATCGGGCGGGGATTCCCCCTTTGGAGTAGAACATAACCTGCAAGATGACCTAAGGATTCTTATGGAAGGATGGTTAGATTGATTAGCTGCTGGATGACTAGTTCGCTAGAACGGGTGTTTAAAAGCTCTAAACCGATGCCTAACCGCTATACGCGGCTTGATTTGGGTCGCAATGACCGGGGTTCCTTTCAAGTTTGTATTAGGAATTCGTCCTCGGAGAACCTAGAAGTAGAGGTGGAGTGTTGCTCTGATGCCCTAGATGTTGCGGTGCGCCG carries:
- a CDS encoding helix-turn-helix transcriptional regulator; protein product: MAPGDLLLIRPYLPHSYGVSEPSLVMNTLFSPTVLWGLMSPAEAIQFICLFSNAQRPGECQSHRSSDEISRIALMMHEEYETRKENYRLKLRGLLLLLSVEISRQVAEKPVVDYDKFIRVWNVLEEFHQDVGNSWDVPELANRCGWSNEHFSRVFSSLMGQSCSEYIRNVRMSRGARLLFDPNNSIGQIASQVGYSDERSFRRAFKAVYGVTPGRFRQQQGRNKAI